One Peribacillus simplex NBRC 15720 = DSM 1321 genomic region harbors:
- a CDS encoding ABC transporter ATP-binding protein, translating to MKKLSSFLKPYWLLIILALSLMIIELGVELLQPLFIAKIIDDGILQKDLSVVIKWGSVMVGLSVFSFLGGIVNSFTASHVSQSFGHDIRKSLFGKIQAFSFANLNNIPTSSLITRMTNDVTQLQNTVFMGLRIMARAPLIVIGGAIMAIAVDLKLSLVLVISIPVLVFFLGWVMKRAAKLFKLVQKKLDNVNGVMRENLIGMRLIKAFLRKEHEIGRFDDVNEELKSKTVSSLRLIETTMPVLMLVMNVAILIILWLGSEFITTGDIQVGEVVAIVNYATRIAASLSVFSWLIMVISRAKASAERVTEIFETPIDIDEGKVESKSEAVNGGGIKFLDVSFRYPGTDTPILKNLTFSIDPGESLAIIGATGSGKTSLFQLIPRLYEVESGSIQIDDQDLKDIPLDSLRKRIGYVPQEALLFSGTIKNNVAWGKEGATMEEIMAAAMHAQVHETVMKLPKQYETQLGQKGVNLSGGQKQRLSIARALVRRPKILLLDDSTSALDLKTESKLLAALKGYTCTTLIITQKISTAMEADKILLLESGQVLALGKHQDLIQTSDLYRKIVHSQFGEEGISLESKNISR from the coding sequence ATGAAAAAATTGTCTTCATTTCTTAAGCCGTACTGGCTTTTGATCATTCTTGCTTTATCTTTAATGATTATCGAGCTCGGGGTAGAGCTGTTACAACCTCTATTTATAGCAAAAATAATTGATGATGGCATTTTGCAGAAAGATTTATCGGTGGTGATTAAATGGGGAAGTGTCATGGTTGGACTTTCCGTTTTTTCATTTCTTGGCGGGATCGTTAATTCCTTTACGGCATCACATGTAAGTCAAAGCTTTGGACATGATATCAGGAAAAGCCTTTTTGGTAAAATACAGGCGTTTTCTTTTGCAAATTTGAATAATATCCCTACTTCATCTTTGATAACTAGGATGACGAATGATGTGACTCAACTTCAAAATACGGTTTTTATGGGCCTGCGTATCATGGCAAGGGCGCCATTGATCGTAATCGGCGGAGCAATAATGGCTATTGCGGTCGATTTGAAACTATCACTTGTTTTGGTCATTTCAATTCCGGTTCTAGTTTTCTTCCTGGGATGGGTTATGAAACGAGCAGCTAAGCTGTTTAAGCTCGTACAGAAAAAACTCGATAATGTCAATGGCGTCATGAGGGAAAACCTGATAGGCATGCGCTTGATCAAAGCTTTTCTTCGTAAGGAGCATGAAATCGGCCGATTTGACGATGTGAATGAAGAGTTGAAAAGTAAGACTGTGTCTTCCCTTCGTTTAATTGAAACTACGATGCCTGTGTTGATGCTTGTCATGAATGTGGCGATTCTGATCATTCTCTGGCTTGGAAGCGAATTTATAACAACGGGAGATATACAGGTAGGGGAAGTTGTGGCTATTGTCAACTATGCCACGAGGATTGCGGCATCCCTTTCCGTTTTTTCATGGCTGATCATGGTCATTTCCCGTGCGAAGGCTTCAGCGGAACGTGTGACTGAAATATTTGAAACCCCGATAGATATTGATGAAGGTAAGGTGGAAAGCAAGAGTGAGGCTGTCAATGGGGGAGGCATTAAATTTCTGGATGTATCTTTCCGCTATCCTGGAACCGATACCCCGATTTTGAAAAACTTGACCTTCTCCATCGATCCGGGAGAATCGCTTGCAATCATAGGAGCGACAGGATCAGGGAAAACATCACTGTTTCAGTTGATTCCGAGATTATACGAAGTTGAAAGCGGATCCATACAAATTGATGACCAGGATCTGAAAGATATTCCCTTGGATTCGCTGCGGAAAAGGATCGGCTATGTACCGCAAGAGGCCCTGCTTTTTTCAGGAACCATAAAAAATAATGTCGCTTGGGGAAAAGAAGGTGCCACGATGGAGGAAATCATGGCAGCGGCCATGCATGCTCAGGTGCATGAGACCGTAATGAAACTCCCGAAACAATATGAAACCCAGTTAGGGCAAAAAGGAGTGAATCTGTCCGGAGGGCAAAAACAGCGCTTATCGATCGCAAGAGCTTTGGTGCGCAGACCAAAGATTCTCCTTCTGGATGATAGCACGAGTGCTCTGGATTTGAAAACGGAAAGTAAATTGCTTGCCGCGTTAAAGGGCTATACATGCACAACGCTCATCATTACACAAAAAATCAGTACAGCCATGGAGGCGGACAAAATCTTGTTGCTGGAAAGTGGTCAAGTACTCGCACTGGGGAAACATCAGGATTTGATTCAAACAAGTGATCTTTATCGAAAAATCGTTCACTCACAGTTTGGGGAGGAGGGGATTTCTCTTGAGTCGAAGAATATCTCCCGATAA
- a CDS encoding DMT family transporter, with product MKEEIKSMWIFAALITSLCFGINNSIFKWSSGKGYSKVHIQFFFYFSAFILSIFYGVLVDGLHLNWLSIMLGAAIGVLNANGNLQMASAFEKGPASLTSPLIAANAIFPILCAALIFHEHISSLQWSGIVCMFLATLVIQYTPNAKGNHQYVPWIMHTLLSILSFGVLGILMTTSTRLHLNSLDILVSMYGGGMLYLLSVLAFKNEKIKLNEVKIGSLVGLLSTIGYGCYFFALNTGIASIIFPVVSLNCLVVVFAGCYLFKEKLKTYQIAGVLAALIGIILTKI from the coding sequence ATGAAGGAAGAGATTAAGTCAATGTGGATTTTTGCAGCGCTCATCACGAGTTTATGTTTCGGAATCAATAACAGCATTTTTAAATGGAGTAGCGGAAAAGGTTACTCAAAGGTACATATCCAATTTTTCTTTTATTTTTCAGCATTCATTTTGTCTATATTTTATGGAGTACTTGTGGATGGTTTGCACCTGAACTGGCTGTCTATCATGCTTGGTGCAGCCATTGGGGTACTGAACGCTAATGGTAATCTCCAGATGGCAAGCGCCTTTGAAAAAGGGCCGGCAAGCTTGACATCTCCATTAATCGCAGCGAATGCAATATTCCCCATTCTCTGTGCAGCTTTAATTTTTCACGAACATATTTCTTCCTTGCAGTGGAGTGGAATTGTCTGCATGTTTCTCGCTACCTTAGTCATTCAGTATACACCTAATGCTAAAGGTAACCACCAATATGTCCCTTGGATAATGCACACATTATTATCCATCTTATCTTTTGGTGTGCTCGGCATTCTAATGACGACATCAACACGTCTTCATTTAAACTCCCTCGATATCCTAGTATCAATGTACGGAGGAGGAATGCTTTATCTTCTTTCGGTGCTGGCCTTTAAAAATGAAAAAATCAAGCTAAATGAAGTCAAAATCGGTTCCTTAGTAGGCTTATTAAGCACCATTGGCTATGGATGTTATTTCTTTGCGTTGAACACCGGCATCGCAAGCATCATTTTCCCTGTCGTCAGCCTGAACTGTTTGGTTGTCGTATTCGCTGGATGTTATTTATTCAAGGAAAAACTAAAAACCTATCAAATTGCCGGCGTACTTGCTGCATTAATCGGTATTATATTAACTAAAATATGA
- a CDS encoding BA3454 family stress response protein, which translates to MLTHPKKYQIILNINSLDFTAFEMFEKSSATGIKEIGITTSFNSELRKERCIMVKVTVTVDFQGKSYQTNVLTKPGTDHEVILQQALHQVEKQWKA; encoded by the coding sequence GTGTTGACACATCCCAAAAAATATCAGATAATTTTGAATATTAATTCTTTAGATTTTACAGCTTTTGAAATGTTTGAAAAATCCTCTGCCACGGGTATTAAAGAAATAGGTATAACCACCTCATTTAATTCTGAATTAAGAAAGGAAAGATGCATAATGGTAAAAGTTACAGTAACAGTTGATTTCCAAGGAAAATCTTATCAAACAAATGTCCTTACTAAACCGGGTACTGATCATGAAGTAATTTTACAACAAGCCCTTCATCAAGTTGAAAAACAATGGAAAGCATAA
- the qoxD gene encoding cytochrome aa3 quinol oxidase subunit IV translates to MKELFPRGQVMGFAFSLILTLVALSVIVFDLSLKMAVIILLVTAFMQAALQFVMFMHAGESEDKASIYTNVYYGLFVALVTIFGTLLTMVWGYQ, encoded by the coding sequence ATGAAAGAATTATTCCCACGGGGCCAAGTTATGGGATTTGCTTTTTCACTAATCCTGACTTTGGTCGCACTATCAGTTATTGTGTTTGATCTCTCACTTAAAATGGCTGTGATCATTCTACTCGTTACAGCTTTCATGCAAGCTGCACTTCAATTTGTTATGTTCATGCACGCAGGAGAGTCTGAAGATAAAGCATCGATTTACACAAACGTTTATTACGGATTGTTCGTTGCATTGGTTACGATTTTCGGTACATTGCTAACAATGGTTTGGGGATATCAATAA
- the qoxC gene encoding cytochrome aa3 quinol oxidase subunit III, with product MKIDNSLPLEYSTEENRLKIFGFWIFLGAEIALFATLFATYFVLVDGTGNGPTGEHLFKVPTLMFQTIFLLTSSFTIGLGINAMRLGRQKATIGFFIITLILGLGFLGVEIYEFVEYVHEGATIQTSAFLSSLFTLLGTHGAHVTLGLFWGTFIIMQIKKRGMTPQTTNKAFIFSLYWHFLDVVWIFIFSFVYLKGMM from the coding sequence ATGAAAATAGATAACTCGCTGCCACTAGAATATAGCACGGAAGAAAATCGCTTAAAGATTTTTGGATTCTGGATTTTCTTGGGGGCAGAAATAGCTCTTTTCGCTACACTGTTCGCCACTTATTTTGTATTAGTTGATGGAACTGGAAATGGTCCAACAGGGGAACATCTTTTTAAAGTCCCAACCCTAATGTTTCAAACAATCTTTCTTTTAACTAGTAGTTTTACCATAGGTCTTGGAATCAATGCAATGAGACTTGGCAGGCAGAAAGCAACGATTGGTTTCTTCATTATCACCCTTATTCTTGGTTTAGGCTTCTTGGGAGTCGAAATTTATGAATTCGTGGAGTATGTACATGAAGGAGCAACCATTCAAACAAGTGCTTTCTTATCTAGTTTGTTCACATTACTAGGTACGCATGGAGCTCACGTTACACTTGGTTTATTCTGGGGAACCTTCATCATCATGCAGATTAAAAAGCGTGGTATGACTCCACAAACAACAAACAAGGCTTTCATCTTTTCACTTTACTGGCATTTCTTGGACGTTGTCTGGATTTTCATCTTCAGTTTCGTCTACCTGAAAGGAATGATGTAA
- the qoxB gene encoding cytochrome aa3 quinol oxidase subunit I, producing the protein MDYFDRFAVPHPSPAIYASMVAIGLTMIAVVAGITYFKKWGYLWREWLTTVDHKRIGIMYILAALLMLFRGGVDALMMRAQTAIPDNGLLDGQHYNEVFTTHGVVMILFMAMPFIIGLMNIVTPLQIGARDVAFPRLNAVSFWLFFMGAMLFNISFVVGGSPDAGWTSYFPLASNDFSESVGSNYYAIALQIAGIGTLLTGINFIVTILKMRAPGMNLMKMPMFTWSILITNFIIVFAFPVLTVALALMTMDRLFGTQFFTMANGGSDMLWANLFWVWGHPEVYIVILPAFGIYSEIISTFARRNLYGYNSMVISMVAISTLSFIVWAHHFYTMGHGAMVNGIFSITTMAIAVPTGVKIFNWLFTLWKGKIVFTVPMLYSLAFIPIFTLGGVTGVMLAMASADYQYHNTMFLVAHFHYVLIPGTVFAVLAGFTYWWPKMFGFMLSEKIGKWSFWFITIGFNVTFFPMFITGLDGQARRMYTYSESTGYGPLNMLSFVGAIGLAIGFALIVYNIYWSTRYASRNISNDPWDARSLEWATHTPIPEYNFAVVPTVDSTEAFWDSKKKGFKLFGGKVEKIHMPNNSGVPFIMSCIFFVWGFAMVFSMWIIAIIATIGIFACMIHRSFEKDHGRYISVEEIEETENKLRGAK; encoded by the coding sequence ATGGATTACTTTGATCGATTTGCCGTACCTCATCCAAGTCCTGCGATTTATGCATCCATGGTTGCCATTGGCTTAACCATGATTGCGGTTGTTGCCGGAATTACCTATTTTAAAAAATGGGGTTACTTATGGCGTGAGTGGTTAACAACGGTTGACCATAAACGTATTGGTATCATGTACATCTTGGCAGCACTGCTTATGCTCTTCCGTGGTGGCGTCGATGCTCTTATGATGCGTGCTCAAACGGCTATTCCAGATAACGGTCTTTTGGATGGACAGCATTATAATGAGGTATTTACAACACACGGGGTCGTCATGATCCTGTTCATGGCTATGCCATTTATCATTGGGTTAATGAACATTGTCACACCATTGCAAATTGGAGCGCGTGACGTAGCATTCCCACGTCTAAACGCAGTAAGCTTCTGGTTATTCTTCATGGGGGCAATGCTATTTAACATCTCTTTCGTAGTCGGTGGTTCGCCTGATGCAGGTTGGACATCTTACTTCCCACTGGCAAGTAATGATTTCAGTGAATCAGTAGGTTCCAACTATTATGCGATTGCACTTCAAATAGCTGGTATCGGTACATTACTGACTGGTATTAACTTTATCGTAACAATCTTGAAAATGAGAGCACCTGGCATGAACTTAATGAAAATGCCAATGTTCACATGGTCTATCTTGATCACAAACTTCATTATCGTTTTCGCTTTCCCTGTATTGACAGTGGCACTTGCGTTGATGACTATGGATCGTCTATTCGGAACTCAATTCTTTACGATGGCCAATGGCGGTAGCGATATGCTTTGGGCTAACTTGTTCTGGGTTTGGGGACATCCTGAAGTTTATATAGTAATTCTTCCAGCTTTCGGTATTTACAGTGAAATCATTTCAACATTTGCACGTCGTAACCTGTACGGGTATAATTCGATGGTTATCTCCATGGTAGCTATTTCTACTCTATCTTTCATTGTATGGGCTCACCATTTCTATACAATGGGTCACGGTGCAATGGTTAATGGTATCTTCTCGATTACCACGATGGCAATTGCCGTCCCGACTGGTGTTAAGATTTTCAACTGGTTGTTCACACTTTGGAAAGGTAAAATCGTTTTTACCGTTCCAATGCTATACTCTTTAGCTTTCATTCCGATTTTCACGCTCGGTGGGGTAACAGGGGTTATGCTTGCAATGGCAAGTGCTGACTACCAATACCATAATACAATGTTCTTAGTAGCTCACTTCCACTACGTTTTAATCCCTGGTACTGTATTTGCCGTACTTGCTGGTTTCACGTACTGGTGGCCAAAAATGTTCGGTTTCATGTTGAGCGAAAAAATTGGGAAATGGTCGTTCTGGTTCATTACAATCGGCTTTAATGTAACATTCTTCCCGATGTTCATCACTGGTTTAGATGGGCAGGCACGTCGTATGTATACGTACTCTGAATCAACAGGGTATGGTCCATTGAATATGCTCTCTTTCGTTGGAGCGATTGGCTTGGCAATAGGTTTTGCACTAATTGTGTACAATATCTATTGGAGCACTCGTTATGCATCAAGAAATATTTCAAACGATCCATGGGATGCACGTTCTCTTGAGTGGGCTACACATACACCAATCCCTGAATATAACTTTGCAGTTGTGCCAACAGTTGATTCTACAGAAGCATTCTGGGATTCAAAGAAAAAAGGCTTTAAATTATTTGGCGGTAAAGTAGAAAAGATTCATATGCCAAATAACAGTGGCGTGCCGTTTATCATGAGCTGTATCTTCTTCGTTTGGGGCTTTGCAATGGTATTCAGCATGTGGATCATTGCAATCATTGCAACGATCGGTATCTTTGCTTGTATGATTCACCGTTCATTCGAAAAAGATCACGGACGTTATATCTCTGTTGAAGAGATCGAAGAAACTGAAAATAAATTGCGAGGTGCTAAGTAA
- a CDS encoding aspartate kinase, with translation MKVAKFGGSSLASGEQLRKVFEIVVSDPERKIVVVSAPGKRNSDDIKVTDLLIGAAEQQLRGDNGEYLIEDVVSRYASIAEELDISESVITGIHENLMALLHADQTNPKRYLDALKASGEDNNAKLVAGYFQSRGVEAQYINPKKAGLIVTDEGGFTKVLPESYDRLYALRDEPGIVVFPGFFGYTLDGDVLTFSRSGSDITGSILANGVKADLYENFTDVDAVYAVNPNVVSNPKGIRELTYREMRELSYAGFSVFHDEALIPAFRAGIPVHIQNTNNPAAQGTRIVSTRDNTNGPVIGIASDKGFCSIYISKYLMNREVGFGRKLLHILEDYGVSYEHIPSGIDDVTLILRQDQMKGEAEKKIISRIKKELHADEVNVEHDLALIMVVGEGMRHNVGTTARASKALAEAKVNIEMINQGSSEVSMMFGVKGHNEETAIQALYHEFF, from the coding sequence ATGAAAGTTGCAAAGTTTGGCGGAAGTTCACTTGCATCAGGTGAACAGTTGAGGAAGGTATTCGAAATTGTTGTTTCTGATCCAGAGAGAAAGATTGTAGTCGTTTCGGCTCCAGGGAAACGCAATTCCGATGATATAAAGGTGACGGATTTATTGATAGGGGCTGCAGAACAGCAGCTGCGCGGGGATAACGGAGAGTATTTGATAGAAGATGTCGTATCCCGCTATGCGAGCATTGCTGAAGAGCTTGATATATCCGAGAGTGTCATCACTGGGATTCATGAAAATTTAATGGCACTGTTACATGCAGACCAAACTAACCCGAAGCGCTATTTGGATGCCTTGAAGGCCAGTGGCGAAGATAATAATGCGAAGCTTGTCGCAGGTTATTTCCAAAGCCGTGGGGTAGAAGCACAATATATAAATCCGAAGAAGGCTGGCTTGATCGTAACGGATGAAGGTGGATTTACCAAAGTGCTACCAGAGTCTTATGATCGGTTATATGCTCTGCGTGATGAGCCTGGAATCGTAGTATTCCCAGGGTTCTTCGGGTATACGTTAGATGGTGATGTTTTAACCTTCTCAAGGAGCGGTTCCGATATTACGGGTTCGATTCTTGCGAATGGGGTCAAAGCTGATTTGTATGAGAACTTTACGGACGTGGATGCCGTTTATGCGGTGAATCCAAATGTGGTTTCCAATCCCAAGGGAATCCGGGAATTAACCTATCGTGAAATGCGGGAGCTTTCTTATGCAGGTTTCTCGGTATTTCATGATGAGGCGCTGATACCTGCATTCCGTGCGGGAATACCTGTCCATATCCAGAATACGAACAATCCGGCGGCACAAGGGACCCGCATTGTGAGTACACGGGATAATACGAACGGGCCGGTTATTGGAATAGCAAGTGATAAAGGATTTTGCAGTATTTACATTAGCAAATATTTGATGAACCGGGAAGTTGGTTTTGGCCGGAAACTGCTGCACATCCTTGAAGATTATGGAGTTTCATATGAGCATATTCCATCAGGCATTGATGATGTGACGCTTATTCTAAGGCAGGACCAGATGAAGGGTGAAGCCGAGAAAAAAATCATTTCACGAATCAAGAAAGAGCTTCATGCCGATGAAGTGAATGTGGAGCACGATCTTGCCTTGATAATGGTTGTAGGGGAAGGAATGCGTCATAATGTCGGTACAACGGCAAGAGCGTCAAAAGCCTTGGCAGAAGCAAAGGTGAATATTGAGATGATCAATCAGGGGTCTTCGGAGGTAAGCATGATGTTCGGTGTGAAAGGGCATAACGAAGAGACGGCAATTCAGGCATTATATCACGAGTTCTTTTGA
- a CDS encoding ABC transporter ATP-binding protein — MSRRISPDKAKSKPVNSWNTIKRIIPYLATNKSRLFCVLFMVLVSSVLGLLGPFLVGMAIDDYIVTRDSGGLINLLFGLLGVYVFYSLSMWLQNYWMIGIAQDTVYAMRNQLFKKLHQLSIPFFDRRQHGELMSRVTNDIENVSSTLNSSVIQIFSSVLTLVGTIGVMLYLSPLLTVLTLLIVPLMFFGLRWITNRTGKLFKAQQKNLGELNGFIEETISGQRIVKAFSQEDKVIRDFIIRSENLKKAGFLSQSYSGLIPKLMNLLNNLSFTVIAAVGGFLALSGIGTVSIGVIVIFTEYSRQFTRPLNDLANQFNTLLSAVAGAERVFAILDEQEEEVDEKQASELRDVRGEVDFEGVSFSYNDDEQTINDVSFHAEKGETIALVGPTGAGKTTIINLLARFYEPNCGRIMIDGQDIQQVTRSSLRKHMGFVLQDSFLFQGTIRENIRYGRLEAEDEEVVNAAKLANAHSFIMKLPDRYDTILNQDGSGISQGQRQLLSIARAILADPVLLILDEATSSIDTITELKIQEALHRLMEGRTSFVIAHRLNTIQQSDQILVLDEGRIIEKGSHDELLRQRGFYYELYRSSLRENQSG; from the coding sequence TTGAGTCGAAGAATATCTCCCGATAAAGCAAAGTCTAAACCGGTTAACTCCTGGAATACGATAAAAAGGATCATTCCATACTTAGCAACGAATAAAAGCCGGCTATTTTGTGTCCTTTTCATGGTACTGGTAAGCTCGGTTTTGGGATTGCTTGGCCCCTTTCTTGTTGGGATGGCCATTGATGATTATATTGTCACAAGAGATAGCGGGGGGCTGATCAACCTTCTTTTCGGACTTCTCGGAGTCTATGTATTCTATTCCCTGTCCATGTGGCTTCAGAATTATTGGATGATCGGAATCGCGCAGGATACGGTTTATGCGATGCGCAATCAATTGTTCAAAAAACTTCACCAGTTGTCCATTCCCTTTTTTGACCGGCGTCAGCATGGGGAATTGATGAGTAGGGTCACGAATGATATAGAAAATGTCAGTTCCACTTTGAATAGTTCCGTCATCCAGATTTTTTCAAGTGTGCTGACACTGGTCGGGACGATCGGAGTCATGCTGTATTTGAGCCCTTTATTAACTGTTTTAACCTTATTAATCGTTCCTCTAATGTTCTTTGGTCTGAGGTGGATAACGAACCGGACGGGAAAGCTGTTTAAAGCACAGCAGAAGAACCTTGGAGAACTGAATGGGTTTATAGAAGAAACGATTTCCGGACAACGGATCGTAAAGGCTTTTTCACAGGAAGATAAAGTGATAAGGGATTTTATCATCCGGAGTGAAAACTTAAAGAAAGCCGGATTTCTATCACAATCATACTCTGGGCTGATTCCAAAACTGATGAATCTACTGAACAACTTAAGTTTCACGGTAATAGCAGCTGTCGGCGGGTTTTTGGCGCTGAGTGGGATAGGAACGGTTTCCATCGGGGTCATTGTCATTTTCACCGAGTATTCAAGGCAATTCACCCGTCCGCTCAATGACCTGGCTAACCAATTCAATACACTCCTCTCAGCTGTTGCCGGTGCGGAGCGGGTTTTCGCCATACTTGATGAACAAGAAGAAGAAGTGGATGAGAAACAGGCCTCTGAACTTCGTGATGTCCGTGGTGAGGTGGACTTTGAGGGTGTTTCCTTTTCGTATAATGATGATGAGCAAACGATAAATGATGTTAGTTTCCATGCAGAAAAAGGGGAGACCATCGCGCTTGTAGGTCCCACAGGGGCCGGTAAGACTACGATCATTAATCTTCTTGCCCGTTTTTACGAGCCGAACTGCGGTCGGATAATGATTGATGGCCAGGATATCCAACAGGTGACGAGGTCCAGTCTCCGCAAACATATGGGCTTCGTTTTACAGGATTCCTTTTTGTTTCAAGGTACGATTCGTGAAAACATCCGCTACGGCCGACTGGAGGCGGAGGATGAAGAAGTGGTAAATGCTGCTAAACTTGCCAATGCCCATTCCTTTATCATGAAACTGCCAGATCGGTATGATACCATCTTGAATCAGGACGGCAGTGGAATAAGTCAGGGGCAGCGCCAGTTATTATCGATTGCCAGGGCTATTTTAGCCGATCCCGTTCTATTGATTTTGGATGAAGCGACAAGTAGCATAGATACTATAACCGAGCTTAAAATCCAGGAAGCATTACACCGTTTGATGGAGGGAAGGACAAGTTTTGTCATTGCCCATCGATTGAATACAATTCAGCAAAGTGATCAAATCCTTGTACTTGATGAAGGAAGGATCATTGAAAAGGGATCCCATGATGAATTGTTGCGGCAGAGGGGTTTTTATTACGAACTATATCGCAGTTCATTAAGGGAAAATCAATCCGGATGA
- the queF gene encoding preQ(1) synthase has product MSGRKEEELKKDITLLGNQGTKYTFDYAPEILESFDNKHPNRDYFVKFNCPEFTSLCPITGQPDFATIYISYIPSVKMVESKSLKLYLFSFRNHGDFHEDCMNIIMNDLIELMDPKYIEVWGKFTPRGGISIDPYTNYGKPGTKYEEMADYRLMNHDLYPETVDNR; this is encoded by the coding sequence ATGTCTGGAAGAAAAGAAGAAGAATTAAAAAAAGATATCACACTGCTTGGGAATCAAGGAACAAAATATACATTTGACTATGCACCTGAAATCCTTGAGTCATTCGATAACAAGCATCCGAACCGGGATTATTTCGTCAAATTCAATTGCCCGGAATTCACTAGCTTATGTCCGATAACGGGCCAGCCGGATTTTGCAACCATTTACATCAGCTATATTCCCAGTGTGAAAATGGTGGAAAGCAAGTCTTTGAAACTTTATTTATTCAGCTTCCGCAATCACGGTGATTTCCATGAAGACTGCATGAACATCATCATGAATGATTTAATCGAATTGATGGATCCTAAATATATTGAAGTCTGGGGCAAGTTTACACCTAGGGGCGGAATTTCCATCGACCCTTACACAAATTATGGGAAACCAGGTACGAAGTATGAGGAAATGGCAGATTACCGCTTGATGAACCATGATTTATACCCGGAAACAGTCGATAATCGCTAA
- a CDS encoding YfmQ family protein: MKLTLPVLILTIILSLLKILVSCLPTDAVNWIISKFKIHSEISDENAIVTFEGKRLEGEEKIQGINYFNNARFLKKNHIFPGNEQLFLHPGNSGSPLVIDTKRGKKDVRLFVYIYNDQVDVVKQYKKKVISYSLFSDSLQERSVPLISNLA; encoded by the coding sequence ATGAAATTGACATTGCCGGTTTTGATTTTGACAATTATCTTGAGTTTGTTAAAAATATTGGTTTCCTGTCTTCCAACTGATGCAGTTAATTGGATTATCAGCAAATTTAAAATACACTCTGAAATTAGTGACGAGAATGCGATCGTAACCTTTGAAGGAAAACGTTTGGAAGGTGAAGAAAAAATTCAAGGTATTAATTATTTTAATAACGCTAGATTTTTGAAAAAAAATCATATTTTCCCAGGGAACGAGCAATTGTTTTTGCATCCCGGAAATAGTGGGTCTCCATTGGTCATTGATACTAAAAGAGGTAAAAAGGATGTTAGGTTATTTGTGTACATTTACAATGACCAAGTGGATGTAGTTAAACAATACAAGAAGAAAGTCATTTCTTATAGTTTGTTTTCCGATAGCCTCCAAGAACGTTCCGTGCCATTAATAAGTAATTTAGCTTAA
- a CDS encoding GHKL domain-containing protein translates to MASWQEERGEPAQITLRFYKRSRMYLLSCNNSCLPIPNPILEALFEKYGQTTKLGPREGMGTKIIADIVKKHQGYLGFTY, encoded by the coding sequence GTGGCATCATGGCAGGAGGAAAGAGGGGAGCCAGCCCAAATCACGCTCCGTTTTTATAAACGGAGCCGTATGTATCTATTATCATGCAATAACAGCTGTCTGCCCATACCTAATCCCATTCTGGAGGCACTGTTTGAAAAATACGGTCAAACCACGAAATTGGGGCCGCGTGAAGGGATGGGTACGAAAATCATCGCAGATATCGTGAAAAAACATCAAGGGTATTTGGGTTTTACCTATTAA
- a CDS encoding nitroreductase family protein: MKLEDIIKERRSIKRFKDIPVPIDTIQTLLETSTWAPNHKMTQPWRFVVVHGDSRLKLAEATRAFMASKEKDPEKKKAAGQRGYNKLIGVPMFVAVIMEENPNPMTREEDYAATSALIQNFSLLAWEQGIGMIWETYGMIHSMEFREALGVKPGEKIVGSLHVGYPDMIPAPRPRNAIDQLLTIMD; encoded by the coding sequence ATGAAACTAGAAGATATCATAAAAGAACGGCGCAGCATCAAACGATTTAAGGACATTCCTGTTCCTATTGATACCATCCAAACATTATTGGAAACTTCTACATGGGCACCGAACCATAAAATGACCCAACCATGGCGCTTCGTCGTGGTGCATGGTGATAGCCGTTTAAAACTCGCAGAAGCAACCCGTGCATTCATGGCAAGCAAAGAGAAGGACCCTGAAAAGAAAAAAGCAGCCGGACAACGAGGATATAATAAACTTATAGGTGTACCGATGTTTGTCGCAGTGATCATGGAAGAGAATCCGAATCCTATGACACGTGAAGAAGATTATGCGGCCACAAGTGCCTTGATCCAGAATTTCAGCCTGCTTGCCTGGGAACAAGGAATCGGGATGATATGGGAAACATACGGCATGATACACAGCATGGAATTTCGTGAAGCTTTAGGCGTGAAACCCGGTGAGAAGATCGTCGGTAGCCTTCACGTTGGCTATCCCGATATGATCCCTGCCCCACGGCCAAGGAACGCTATCGATCAACTCCTGACAATTATGGACTAA